AGAAAATAACTATCAAATACTATAGGGCTCTTCCTTAGATTAATTAGCCATAATATGAGTCTGGGAGATATTTCGCTGAACCAAAGGAAATAATTGAATTTATACCAAGAGAGGAAGCCTATATCTTAAAGGCATAAACTCCACATGTAACGTTGAAGAGGAACAATGACCACATTCACTAGTTGTAGAATAAGTCTATTAATACGTTTTGGAACTGTTTGCATCTTTTAAAGTAGTAACAAGGATTTTATGAtaacatttcaataattccctaTGAAATGCCTATTGCTGCATTTCTGGCTGTGAATAAGATTTTTGTATGTCAACGTTTCAAACTAAAAAGAAATGTGCTGTACAGCCAATCACAAATAAACATTAACAGCAAAAGGGTATTTGGCTATTGATTTATTAATAACATCTGCACAATTCCACTAAACTCTCATTAAATTATTTCCTATAAACAAGATCAGAAACACATTTTTGACTTGCTTACCATTTATTATCTCATATTTTTCTGGTGTGGTAATGGAAACATGGCTCATGTCTGCTCACATTAAGTTCCCAAAATCAGATTAAATGCACACACAACTACAAGTGCACACACAAATGAGCCAAATATTCTCGTCAACACAGAGCAAAAATCTGCATTCAGCAGAAAAACAGAGTGGCTATAAAAAAATATGCAGGAAGTTATAAAATGTTAATGTCCAGTCTCTGCTGTATGAAAACCGTAGAATGATATGACAGAACACATTAGCTAACCCTCTCAATCACAGCACCAAACAAAAGGATGGTGACTGGAGGTGCTACATGCATAGAAGTGAAATAATCCGGCAAATATATTTTGCATCTCAGCCTATTTATTCTTGTCTGATGACACATTTGACTATTGCTTTCTATCAAATCGTGTTTAACTTAATTCACCAAAAAGGTTATAAAGAGAGCACTCTTCAAAGCATTCTCATGATACTGGACCTCTGTAATCACCATGTAGAGGTTTTCATCAAATTGGGCTAAACAGTGATCAGCACGGGAGACATGATATTAAGCCACAACACAAGTTTCAGTTTGATATGTTCCAGCAGCTGAATGTGTGAATTACAGCACAGGATATCTCCACCTAGTACTGGAACAGGTGATCTTATACCCAGTCATAAACCATATATACAATCTATGCCCTGTATCCAGTCATTTGGCCTTAGATAATACCAGTTTCCTGCCATTAGCAAGTAGGGTGGGACAAGAGTCATGTTAATTCAATTAGTTCTTCACTGGTCGGTTCCTTTCTAGTGCTGCCTTGGGAGTAAATTCTAGTTTATCCTTCAGACTAAGGACTTGTGTGCTGTCCTGGCCAACCCATTCCTCCAGTTTCCTGTCCTCTCGAAGTTCCGCGATACCCTTTTCTTCTCTTGGCGTTTTGGGAGTTCCTCGGATAAACCACTCCAAGTGATATCCCACTGCACCCACCACGAAGGCCACGGGGAAGGTCACGTATGGAGCATAGGTGCGCGCGGCTGTCCAAACCACCGGCCACATAATTGTCCAAATTCCCtgcataaatatataaaacggGCGTGTTTCTACTTGTTCCACGAGTTACATTAACAAACAGAAGCCTAGTTTATCGTACATTTAAGTTTTAAGCATAATTTATGTGCGATATAACGTGATTATCATCGATTTTTATATTAGTTGACCTTCTTAAAATGTGGAGACCATAACTGTTTTCTTTTATAATAACACGTTGAATTTAGCATGTGGCTAAATAGCATGCACTAGTGTTATCTAGCTAGCAGGCCAGCTAGCTAAGCTAACTAGCTAAAATTGATAGCTAATGTACAGAAACACGGCACAAGTACCACACCTTAAGACAACCATGTCATGCGGCACGAAACTGTGTTGTTTACATAAATAACAAGCTAGCTAACTAAACACTGCAGCTGTTATTTTACCTATTCACTGAGTTTCAGAAGTTTAGCAAGCTAGTTCACGTATAGTGCTGAATTCAACGTTAGAACGTCCGGCTTTCACGTCACAATGACATTTCTCTTTCGTTCGCTATATGTTGTCAATATCATCGCATTAGTGACACCAAGCGTCCGATATTTAAAAATGCGCTTTCCGCGACCCATGATATGATACACTTTTCTTCTTTTTGAGTTATCAAAGAAATGTCCTGCCCAGAACATTCAGAATATaacaaaattatttatttactttgtcACCAAACGTATTTAAAATGGGCAAGTTTACAATAGGGACCAAAAACCAACAGATTTTCTAAGAAATACACAAGCTGGTAATTAAATAAAACATTCACTACAGCAATTAGTATTAACGTTTATTAGAAAAAAATAACCCTTCatctttttaaatattttggcACAAAGCAGAAAAGATATGGCATTGCTCATGAAAAAAATGACACTATACTATTAGACATTTTGAGCAATTCTGCAATCAACATATACTGCAAGGTTATATAGTTACCTTGTCCAGCATCATTTGTTTGGTCAATTTAGTACAAGCAGTTTATATAAGCAGTCAAATATTTTCATCAAGACAATTAAAAAATAGGTTAATAAAATGGTGCTCAATTATAGGCATGACTGGAAACAGACTTAATGCAGATGCATTATCTTAAATCAATAGGTTGTTGGAAATATAACTATTTAAGTATATATGCATGTATAAACTAAATGTGAAGTGCACCCTTATGGCACATTGACTACATAACGCTTTCTGTTACTGCTTTCAATTTACATTTTGTTTAACCAGGCAAGAGTTTAAGCAATAAGTCTATAAATGCAGATCTGTTCAGGACAGGTCAGCAGTAGCAGTGCAGGTGTACAGGGCACAGAGGGTAGCTGAGGTATATCGCAGTGGAAGGCACTACTGCAGGGTTAAACAGTGCCACCTGGTCTTTGGCATCAGAGTGCAGTGGGCATCTATTGTCAGACTCTGCCACCCAGAGAAATTCCCATGCAAATCCTCACATAAGTTTTGTGACGGTGCTGGATAGAAAGTCCTCATAACTCATGCGTATGTTGCCAGTCATGGCCGTGTCCTTCTCCCGGAAGGCCTGGGTCATGCTTTGTAGCTGGGTGCACACCTGGATGAAGCGATCGAGCTGGAGGGCGTTGCCACGTGCACAATAACGGCCCACCAGGTTCTGAGTGAACTGAGGGCTCAGGTTATAACCCAGCTGCGAGAGTGCTATACAGAGGAAAAGCATATACATGTCAAATCATAAACAAGCAcattaaacaataaacaagaaatGGTGAAATTACAAGAAACAGCAGAACCCCGGAACTTGACCGCCCCAGGACTCGACATATTCGGAGTTCGAAACAAAATTTCAAGAAAATTTTGTCTCGGAGCTCGAACAAAACTTTGGAATCTGACCCGACTCAtgtgacttttgtaaacaaaatacaatttgtGTTTCAGTCACATGCCACTAGTTGGCGTTGTTGTTCAACaaccattttgaggctgtgctccaagcttttgctgtatttctgttgttttttgtactgttttagacaaaaaacatgGGTCCAAAGAAAGacagcacaaaagcagaagaggaaaactgtaagaacaacaatagagttgaaaaaggcgatcatagagaagtatgaaaaaggcattCATGTGACGGACTAGCATTGGAATTCAGCTTGATGGTTGAGAACAAATTAATCTGTTTTCAGTTATCTCTTATGGGGAAAACTGATTCAGAACTCGACTGCAACGCTTCTCGACGCTCCTTCCGGAACAAATTAGCATTGAGTTCTGGGGTTCTACTGTTCATTTAACAAATGTGGTTTGTTCCTAAAGCTAATACAGTATGGCCTCTTGCAAAATGATGGAGCTACAGTAGAGCACGGTGACTGCGATGAGGCTGCAGTTGGGAACAGGTAGTTGGGAATGATGTACATCTGGGATCCTCAGAATATTTCCTTGTCTGAGCCAAGGTACCCACAACAGTTTAAATATAGCTGACCAcatggaggaagaggaaatgcagagaaacctATATTAATCATATATATGCCCCATCATATTCCCCCAAAGTAACTGACAGAAGGATCGCTGACCTGAGGACGGAAAGTGGAGGATTTCCCCCAGGGAACGTACAGTAGCAACGTTCTCATTCACAAATGCATCTCTGACCACAGAAAAATTACCATTTCCCATTTAGTAAGACTTCCAGACTAATGAAAGCAGATAAATGGGCATTTAGGAGACATGCCAAtgccccacacatacacacaaccccacactgtTTACCCTCTACTGTCTCATCTTCATTTGTTGAATGTCCTACCAAAGGTCCCATTATTCGCCTCTCCACTAACCTTGGTGCATCTCACTGCTGTTAATGGAGCCTGAACGGTCACGGTCAAACTGGTGGAACAGGGCCTGCCACTGCTGGAGGAACGTCCACAGAGCCGAGAAGCCATATACGTCTATGCGGCCAGTCTTGGACTTGTCAAACATATCTGGGCAAGAAAAAAATGGAGCATCTTAATGAAAAAACATGctaacattaaaataaaacattaattgCCCTACTGGTTTAATCAGTTACATTCATCTATTCAACTTAAGCTGCATATGTGGTCATGAAAACATCCATTTAGTAGTAGAAGTGCACGGTCAGTAAATATCACGAGTGTGGTTGTGTTAAAATGATTTGCATAACACTGACTGATCATCATTAGACAGGTCTCATCATTGAAGGTTGAGTTGTTGGAGTTGACGAGGGCTTGCTTCAGCTCGTTTGCGTTAATGTAGCCACTGTGATCAGAGTCAACGGACTGAAACCACTGATAGGCCTCAGGATTAACGCCAGGTTGTATGTTACCTGAAACATCAAAACCATTTGTCAGTCCCCAAAATAAACCGCAGCACAACACCTACAAACAAATGTTGTTCATTAAACGTCATTATACTCCCAATCTGAAACAGCACTGCAGGCATCTCAGAAATAGCTCAAAGTAGGTTAAAACAGGATAAAGCCTTCATCTCAGAAAAATAAAGATAACACCTTGGATAATAAGTGCCATGCTAAAAACAACTTAACAACACAGTAATTAATGAAGTGATGCACTGTGTCCTAGTCTCACTCTGGCCCCAGGAGAGACAAAGACATGCTACTgtgatacagacacagacatgctgTGTCCCCTTGGGGAGGGATAATGACTGTTTAAGAATCACACTGTGATTCATGCCTCACAATGGCCAACAATGCACTCTCCAGTTTATAAAATTAACACTCTTTCACacaggcaggcacacacacacacgcatgcatgcatcaTCATGCCCATCACTCCAGTTCTGCTACAAGCACAACCTATACCAGATCTTTATAAGATGCAGCTGTCAGCTTCCAGGTCACCAGTCAGTCATCAGTCATCCAGTGATGGGCAGATGACACAGCTGCAGTAAAAGGGATGAAGGACCTTGTCTGCAGCACCTTCATAAATCCCTGTTATCTGTGCGCAGGGCTCGGCCACTGCACACCTGATGGAGAGGCTGCATCTCTGAGTGTCAGGACGTGCCCTTAACCTTGCCACAGAATTCATCAGCCAGACCAAACTGAATCTGCTGCCTGCCATTTCAACGCGTGAACGTGTAGCAAAGTTCATTGAACGGGTTGAAATTGTATTATCAAAAAGATAAAATAGGCATACTTATATACTTTAATAGTAAGAAAAATAATACCCATAGCAGGGCTATAACTCATATTAAACGGACAGTTATAAATGTGTCAACATCACTAGCGATTAGTATTCTTTCAACCAGTTTTCTGCTCCCTCACCTCCTGGAGTGTGCTGTCCATACTGTCCTCCAT
This Brachyhypopomus gauderio isolate BG-103 chromosome 6, BGAUD_0.2, whole genome shotgun sequence DNA region includes the following protein-coding sequences:
- the smim12 gene encoding small integral membrane protein 12; translated protein: MWPVVWTAARTYAPYVTFPVAFVVGAVGYHLEWFIRGTPKTPREEKGIAELREDRKLEEWVGQDSTQVLSLKDKLEFTPKAALERNRPVKN
- the pef1 gene encoding peflin, whose product is MSYYGQGYTGPGGNTPQQHPPPGAPYGGGPARGPYGGPAQAGGAPYGGAPPGGQYAGGQYAGGAPGAPYGAYGQPGSSGQYGSGGAPGAPYGGRQAPGGPYGGYGQPYGGQYGQHTPGGNIQPGVNPEAYQWFQSVDSDHSGYINANELKQALVNSNNSTFNDETCLMMINMFDKSKTGRIDVYGFSALWTFLQQWQALFHQFDRDRSGSINSSEMHQALSQLGYNLSPQFTQNLVGRYCARGNALQLDRFIQVCTQLQSMTQAFREKDTAMTGNIRMSYEDFLSSTVTKLM